From Salinicoccus roseus, one genomic window encodes:
- a CDS encoding SLC13 family permease → MTLLRTIWSWLWRWDAQARNLFRFAFSVVTPTRKKADEGEIEKAFKEATKHSSNKEPNQNKPPAYSKVQRIGLILGPLLFMTVKLLPTPMDMTGEANTVLGVLLWVAVWWVTEALPIPVTSLLPLILFPLGGVMETGEVSASYGDSLIFLFAGSFLIALSMEKWNLHRRVALSIISMVGTNPNSIILGFMLATAFLSMWISNTATTMMMVPIALAVTKQFADSLKSNTSIIYPPDTTPGNFRFGTALMLGVAYSATIGGFGTLIGAPANIILAGTVSNLYNIEVTFANWIIFGLPLVTVLIPLLWLYLTKFSFPMKSQGLPGGKQVIQNELKSLGRITYEEKVVLTIFSLTGLAWISRSFFLNNFIPGLDDALIALLGAIALFIIPAKNKGESIMDWNTALKLPWGILWLFGGGLALAAGITNSGLNEWIGGLLGSIEAVPLIVTIALIVASMTLLSEFTSNTATATMAYPIVAVVATTLGVNPIILMVAANMGATFAYMFPVAAPPNAIVFGTGYVKMSSMAMTGIWLNLISIIISILVVYFYVPLVFSNLIDAI, encoded by the coding sequence ATGACGTTGTTGCGTACTATCTGGTCCTGGTTATGGAGATGGGATGCACAAGCACGAAATCTATTTCGTTTCGCATTCAGTGTTGTCACACCTACAAGAAAAAAAGCGGATGAAGGGGAAATTGAAAAAGCTTTTAAAGAAGCTACAAAACACAGTAGTAACAAAGAACCAAATCAAAACAAACCACCAGCATATTCGAAAGTACAAAGAATAGGCCTAATCTTGGGGCCGCTTCTATTCATGACTGTAAAGTTGTTGCCTACACCAATGGATATGACCGGTGAAGCCAATACAGTACTAGGTGTACTACTATGGGTCGCAGTATGGTGGGTCACTGAAGCGCTTCCTATTCCAGTCACTTCTTTATTGCCATTGATTCTCTTTCCTCTTGGAGGAGTCATGGAAACCGGTGAAGTTTCAGCCTCCTACGGTGATTCATTGATTTTCTTGTTTGCAGGCAGTTTTCTAATTGCTTTATCCATGGAAAAATGGAATCTTCATAGGAGAGTCGCTCTTTCTATTATTTCAATGGTAGGTACAAATCCGAACAGTATAATTTTAGGGTTTATGCTGGCGACTGCATTTCTGTCAATGTGGATTTCAAATACTGCAACAACTATGATGATGGTCCCTATCGCTCTTGCAGTTACCAAACAGTTTGCAGATTCACTTAAATCCAATACTTCCATAATTTATCCTCCTGATACAACGCCTGGCAACTTCAGATTTGGAACTGCATTGATGCTCGGAGTAGCCTACTCAGCAACGATAGGGGGATTTGGAACTCTGATCGGTGCGCCCGCTAACATAATTCTAGCCGGTACTGTGAGCAATTTATATAATATCGAGGTTACTTTTGCCAATTGGATTATTTTCGGTCTGCCATTGGTAACCGTCCTTATACCACTATTATGGTTGTACCTGACCAAATTCTCATTTCCAATGAAATCCCAAGGGTTACCAGGAGGTAAGCAGGTGATTCAGAATGAACTTAAAAGCCTTGGCAGGATTACTTATGAAGAAAAAGTCGTTTTAACGATTTTCTCACTTACAGGATTGGCATGGATATCTAGAAGCTTTTTCCTGAATAATTTCATACCTGGTCTTGATGATGCCTTGATAGCACTCCTTGGTGCCATTGCCCTATTTATTATACCTGCCAAAAATAAAGGTGAATCCATTATGGATTGGAATACTGCTTTAAAGCTCCCATGGGGAATACTGTGGCTGTTTGGTGGTGGATTAGCGCTTGCTGCTGGAATTACCAATTCCGGTCTTAATGAGTGGATCGGTGGATTATTGGGTAGTATCGAAGCAGTGCCATTAATTGTTACAATTGCTCTTATTGTGGCTTCAATGACTCTATTATCTGAATTTACTTCTAATACTGCTACAGCAACAATGGCCTATCCAATAGTGGCAGTTGTAGCTACGACTCTTGGGGTTAATCCTATAATACTCATGGTGGCAGCCAATATGGGAGCGACATTCGCCTATATGTTCCCGGTGGCTGCTCCGCCAAATGCCATTGTATTCGGAACAGGCTATGTAAAGATGAGTAGTATGGCCATGACAGGTATTTGGCTGAATCTAATTTCAATTATAATATCAATCTTGGTAGTATATTTCTATGTACCATTGGTATTCTCTAATCTAATAGATGCTATATAA
- a CDS encoding GntR family transcriptional regulator — MNKDEKMKERNENTSLHSLTNEQILHNLSVFISKMDDLDEMRFPQKAYTIIKKAVRNLILPPGKTFLEREVAETLEMSRTPVREALVRLEMEDALQIIPRRGFFIEPIEKNDLSDIYQMVAALDGLAIELSTDYMNDEEVSKLDALINSQEEALEKEDFEEWAILDDEFHNTIIKFSKNDNLNKVIENYTDKLYKARLYTINYRPSPAMSIVEHKAMVACIRAKDKKAAKMVMESHRKRAQQEILNALDEINN, encoded by the coding sequence ATGAATAAGGATGAGAAGATGAAAGAGCGAAATGAAAATACCAGTCTCCATTCATTGACCAATGAACAGATACTTCACAACCTGAGTGTTTTCATCTCTAAAATGGATGATCTGGATGAAATGAGATTTCCACAGAAGGCATATACAATCATCAAAAAAGCAGTCAGAAATCTGATACTTCCGCCTGGCAAGACCTTCCTGGAGAGAGAGGTAGCTGAAACTCTTGAAATGAGCCGTACTCCAGTCAGAGAAGCACTTGTTAGACTGGAAATGGAAGATGCGCTTCAAATCATTCCACGGAGAGGATTCTTCATCGAACCTATCGAAAAGAATGACCTTAGTGATATTTATCAGATGGTAGCTGCTTTGGATGGTCTAGCAATTGAATTATCCACTGATTACATGAATGATGAAGAAGTGTCTAAATTGGATGCATTAATCAATAGCCAGGAAGAGGCATTGGAAAAAGAAGACTTTGAAGAATGGGCAATATTGGATGATGAATTTCATAATACAATCATAAAATTTTCAAAAAACGACAATCTTAATAAAGTGATTGAAAACTATACAGACAAACTATATAAAGCTAGGTTGTATACTATCAATTATCGTCCATCCCCTGCCATGTCCATTGTAGAACATAAAGCTATGGTGGCTTGCATACGTGCAAAAGATAAAAAAGCAGCGAAAATGGTTATGGAATCCCACAGAAAGCGTGCCCAACAGGAAATACTAAACGCACTGGATGAAATCAATAACTGA
- a CDS encoding LLM class flavin-dependent oxidoreductase, which produces MRLSVLDQAPVTKGNTGVDALRKSEELAVLADELGYYRMWMAEHHGIGSVVSSAPEITAARLAAKTENIRIGTGGVMMMHYSPLKMAEVFKTLSAFSPGRIDFGVGRAPGGDGRAVYALSEGKRPEMDNMYEKYQIALQLINDETPEGRLFGSTPAVPDNVTLPEAWMLGSSGNSAIETAKMGVGYSFAQFFNGELSREILDAYRRNFQPSAFMEKPEINVCYMVTAAETREEAEYQAKPQDIAGLWLSQGRIEKSLTPEEAKDYPLTEMDKMKIQQRRPLHIVGSAKEVAEKLQAEQEMYGFDEAMIVSIPHAQETRLDVYKLLAKELLD; this is translated from the coding sequence ATGAGATTAAGTGTACTGGACCAGGCACCTGTGACAAAAGGCAACACCGGCGTGGATGCGCTGAGAAAATCGGAGGAACTCGCTGTTCTTGCTGACGAACTCGGCTATTACCGCATGTGGATGGCCGAACACCACGGCATCGGCTCCGTCGTCAGCTCCGCTCCGGAAATTACGGCAGCGCGGCTTGCGGCAAAGACTGAGAATATCCGCATCGGCACAGGCGGTGTCATGATGATGCACTATTCACCGCTCAAGATGGCTGAAGTGTTCAAGACACTCAGTGCATTCTCACCCGGACGGATTGATTTCGGCGTGGGCCGTGCCCCCGGTGGAGACGGCAGGGCGGTCTATGCACTGTCTGAAGGCAAGCGTCCCGAGATGGATAATATGTATGAGAAGTATCAGATTGCGCTTCAACTGATCAATGACGAGACACCGGAAGGCAGGCTGTTCGGCTCGACCCCTGCAGTACCGGACAATGTGACACTGCCGGAGGCATGGATGCTTGGGTCAAGCGGCAACAGTGCCATCGAGACTGCAAAAATGGGTGTCGGATATTCATTCGCCCAGTTCTTCAATGGTGAACTCAGCCGTGAAATACTCGATGCCTACAGAAGGAACTTCCAGCCTTCAGCGTTCATGGAGAAGCCGGAAATCAACGTATGCTATATGGTGACGGCAGCGGAGACGCGGGAAGAAGCGGAATACCAGGCAAAGCCACAGGACATTGCAGGTCTATGGCTCTCACAGGGCAGGATCGAGAAATCCCTGACCCCTGAGGAAGCCAAAGACTATCCACTCACCGAGATGGACAAGATGAAGATCCAGCAGCGCCGTCCGCTCCATATCGTCGGATCGGCTAAGGAAGTCGCCGAAAAGCTGCAGGCCGAGCAGGAGATGTACGGCTTCGACGAAGCAATGATCGTCAGCATCCCGCATGCGCAGGAGACACGCCTTGATGTCTACAAGCTGCTTGCGAAGGAATTGTTGGATTAG
- a CDS encoding DUF896 domain-containing protein, whose product MIIGLDRINELARKQKRIGLTDEERAEQRQLREDYMRQFRGQVLDNLAGLTVIDPLGNDVTPAKLKREQELNRLFEQ is encoded by the coding sequence ATGATTATAGGACTGGATAGAATCAATGAACTGGCAAGAAAGCAGAAGCGTATCGGCCTGACGGATGAAGAGCGTGCGGAGCAGCGACAGCTGAGGGAAGACTATATGCGCCAGTTCCGCGGACAGGTGCTCGACAACCTCGCCGGCCTGACGGTCATCGATCCGCTCGGCAATGACGTGACCCCTGCAAAGTTGAAGCGTGAACAGGAACTCAATAGACTCTTCGAACAATAG